In the Oryza glaberrima chromosome 6, OglaRS2, whole genome shotgun sequence genome, one interval contains:
- the LOC127775741 gene encoding AAA-ATPase At3g28580-like: MEMVLDWRSVGSLLATIMVFRTAMRDFLPPEAEIFLRRLLTRLAAAFRPHVGTILIDEADGASGGANDLYDASQLYLGARCLATAPTVRLHKPRQAPRPVASLPDAHTTHDVFRGVLVKWTARPVERGASAGGGGGGVFNPYNPYGRGGGGGEPRRLELQFPRQHRELIHGHYIQHVIDEATKMRLRSRERRLYTNRAAAPGDDHHRLWTSHAFSHPSTFDTLAVDPALRDDIRADLLRFAARREHYARVGRAWKRGYLLHGPPGTGKTSLVAAIANLLEFDVYDLELTTVPTNSHLRRLLVSTTPKSVIVVEDIDCSLDLSDRKNKARDDENAAQLSIISPAAAAAMAAMGRESISLSGVLNFVDGLWSSCVGERLMVFTTNHPERLDPALLRPGRMDRKIELGYCSPPALRVLAKNYLGVGDEGCEDAADDPDTVSGLMADAEGLLAAGVLITPADIAEVFMGCDGAGATAALRKLADELRRRRDAPAVPVTAEAAMTTE, translated from the coding sequence atggagaTGGTGCTGGACTGGCGCTCGGTGGGCTCGCTCCTCGCCACCATCATGGTGTTCCGGACCGCCATGCGCGACTTCCTCCCGCCCGAGGCCGAGatcttcctccgccgcctcctcacccgcctcgccgccgccttccgtcCCCACGTCGGCACCATCCTCATCGACGAGGCCGacggcgccagcggcggcgccaacgACCTCTACGACGCCTCCCAGCTCTACCTCGGCGCCCGCTGCCTCGCCACCGCCCCCACCGTCCGCCTCCACAAGCCCCGCCAAGCTCCCCGCCccgtcgcctccctccccgACGCCCACACCACCCACGACGTCTTCCGCGGCGTCCTCGTCAAGTGGACCGCTCGCCCCGTCGAGCgcggcgcctccgccggcggcggcggcggcggagtgttCAACCCTTACAACCCTTATggccgaggtggcggcggcggcgagccgcgcaGACTCGAGCTGCAGTTCCCGCGCCAGCATCGGGAGCTCATCCACGGCCACTACATCCAGCACGTCATCGACGAGGCCACCAAGATGCGGCTCAGGTCGAGGGAGCGGCGGCTCTACAccaaccgcgccgccgcccccggcgaCGACCACCACCGCCTCTGGACGTCGCACGCCTTCTCCCACCCTTCCACGTTCGACAcgctcgccgtcgacccggcGCTGCGCGACGACATCCGCGCCGACCTGCTGCGcttcgcggcgcggcgcgagcaCTACGCGCGCGTCGGCCGCGCGTGGAAGCGCGGGTACCTGCTCCACGGCCCGCCCGGCACCGGCAAGAccagcctcgtcgccgccatcgccaaccTCCTCGAGTTCGACGTCTACGACCTGGAGCTCACCACCGTGCCCACCAActcccacctccgccgcctgctcGTCTCCACCACGCCCAAGTCGGTCATCGTCGTCGAGGACATCGACTGCTCCCTCGACCTCTCCGACCGCAAGAACAAGGCGAGAGACGACGAGAACGCGGCGCAGCTCTCGATcatctccccggccgccgcggcggccatggcggcgatggGGCGGGAATCCATCAGCCTCTCCGGCGTGCTCAACTTCGTCGACGGCCTCTGGTCATCCTGCGTCGGCGAGCGCCTCATGGTGTTCACCACCAACCACCCGGAGCGGCTCGACCCGGCGCTGCTCCGCCCCGGCCGCATGGACCGCAAGATCGAGCTCGGCTACTGCTCGCCGCCCGCGCTCCGCGTGCTCGCCAAGAACTacctcggcgtcggcgacgaaggatgcgaggacgccgccgacgatccGGACACGGTGAGCGGCCTCATGGCCGACGCCgagggcctcctcgccgccggggtGCTCATCACGCCCGCCGACATCGCCGAGGTGTTCATGGGCTGCGACGGCgcgggcgccaccgccgcgctgaggaagctcgccgacgagctgcggcggaggagggacgCGCCGGCGGTGCCTGTCACAGCGGAGGCGGCCATGACGACAGAGTAA
- the LOC127776156 gene encoding uncharacterized protein LOC127776156, translating into MSKKRREGGGGGNGGCDPPVTDALSMDSGLREVSLSVVFSVWCLLLLRSQCHGSINVMSPWRLIDLFFVDFYDDVEDGMRENYCKVMPLEAYIFLTEYNASAAAPTCQPSLHPPEP; encoded by the coding sequence ATGagcaagaagaggagagaaggaggcggcggaggaaacGGCGGCTGCGACCCGCCAGTGACCGATGCGCTGTCCATGGACAGCGGCCTCCGCGAGGTGTCCCTCTCCGTGGTCTTCTCCGTCtggtgcctcctcctccttcgctcCCAGTGTCATGGATCGATCAATGTCATGTCACCCTGGCGTTTGATTGATCTCTTCTTTGTAGATTTCTACGACGACGTCGAGGACGGAATGCGTGAAAACTACTGCAAGGTAATGCCGCTGGAGGCCTACATTTTCCTGACTGAGTATAACGCCtccgcggccgcgccgacgtgccAGCCATCGTTGCACCCGCCGGAGCCGTAG
- the LOC127777803 gene encoding homeobox-leucine zipper protein HOX18, which produces MHSSSSMEGEDLGSWLGLGIGGGGYAYGGDDCRRSPSSPSPVQMLFSQHVKEEITRGYDHGRDEEQASGSKIMKGERGARLRVMRSIRNSGGDGSRSRVLSLGDDGGDGGSGGGGGGGTRKKLQLTKEQSTLLEDSFRVHNILSHAQKHELARQLKLKPRQVEVWFQNRRARTKLKQTEVDCEFLKRCCESLTEENKQLKHELMELRRLASAAAAAAGSQLYVQFPRAAAAAMVNVCPSCEKVTVMGGGGGGETGKSSSSYSS; this is translated from the exons ATGCATAGCTCTAGTAGCATGGAAGGAGAGGATCTAGGTTCATGGCTTGGTCtcgggatcggcggcggcggctacgcaTACGGCGGCGACGATTGCCGGAGGTCACCGTCGTCTCCGTCGCCGGTGCAGATGTTGTTCTCCCAGCATGTCAAGGAAGAGATCACGAGGGGATATGATCATGGCCGTGATGAAGAACAAGCTTCAGGGAGCAAGATcatgaagggagagagaggtgcaAGGCTAAGGGTGATGAGGTCCATCAGgaacagcggcggcgacggtagcCGCTCGCGTGTACTGagcctcggcgacgacggcggcgatggcggcagcggcggcggaggcggtggcggcacgAGGAAGAAGCTCCAGCTCACCAAGGAGCAGTCGACCTTGCTCGAGGACAGCTTCCGCGTCCACAACATTCTTTCTCAT GCTCAGAAGCACGAGCTCGCTCGTCAGCTGAAACTGAAGCCGAGACAGGTCGAAGTGTGGTTCCAAAATAGAAGAGCCAG GACGAAGCTGAAGCAGACTGAGGTGGACTGCGAGTTCTTGAAGCGATGCTGCGAGAGCCTGACCGAGGAGAACAAGCAGCTCAAGCATGAGCTCATGGAGCTGCGTCGGctggcttcggcggcggcggcggcggccggctcgcAGCTCTACGTCCAGTtcccgagggcggcggcggcggcgatggtgaacGTCTGCCCGTCCTGCGAGAAGGTCACCgtgatgggcggcggcggcggcggcgagacgggaAAGAGCTCCTCCAGCTATAGCtcttaa
- the LOC127776504 gene encoding probable protein phosphatase 2C 59 isoform X2: MREGAEEEEDDGEVRLMGLAGEAAGSPGSGGGFSANGKFSYGYASSPGKRSSMEDFYDTRIDGVDGETVGLFGVFDGHGGARAAEFVKQNLFTNLIKHPKLFSDTKSAIAETYTSTDSELLKAETSHNRDAGSTASTAILVGDRLLVANVGDSRAVICRGGDAIAVSRDHKPDQSDERQRIEDAGGFVMWAGTWRVGGVLAVSRAFGDKLLKQYVVADPEIKEEVVDSSLEFLILASDGLWDVVTNEEAVAMVKPILDSEQAAKKLLQEASQRGSADNITCLVVRFLEQENHLPERPTNDQAS, from the exons ATGCGCGAG ggagcggaggaggaggaggacgacggcgaggtgcgcTTGATGGGGCTCGCCGGAGAGGCCGCCGGCTCGCCTGGCAGTGGCGGCGGGTTCAG TGCAAATGGTAAATTTAGCTATGGTTATGCGAGCTCTCCTGGAAAAAGATCCTCCATGGAGGACTTCTATGACACCAGAATTGATGGTGTCGATGGAGAGACCGTTGGACTGTTTGGTGTCTTTGATG GTCATGGTGGAGCTCGAGCAGCAGAATTCGTCAAGCAGAACCTCTTCACCAATTTAATCAAGCACCCAAAGTTATTCAGTGATACCAAGTCTGCAATTG CTGAAACTTACACTAGCACGGACTCTGAACTTCTGAAAGCTGAAACCAGCCACAATCGAGATGCAGGGTCGACTGCCTCCACTGCAATTCTCGTAGGCGACCGTCTGCTCGTTGCAAATGTTGGAGATTCTAGGGCTGTCATTTGTAGAGGAGGAGATG CTATAGCTGTGTCAAGAGACCACAAGCCTGATCAGTCAGACGAGAGGCAGAGGATAGAGGATGCTGGTGGTTTTGTGATGTGGGCTG GAACATGGCGCGTGGGTGGTGTTCTTGCTGTCTCTCGAGCATTTGGTGACAAACTCCTGAAGCAATATGTGGTTGCTGATCCAGAGATCAAG GAGGAGGTGGTCGACAGCTCTCTCGAGTTCCTCATCCTTGCTAGTGATGGCCTCTGGGACGTGGTGACCAACGAG GAAGCTGTGGCCATGGTGAAGCCAATTCTGGATTCAGAGCAGGCTGCAAAGAAGCTCCTCCAGGAGGCCTCACAGAGGGGAAGCGCAGACAACATCACCTGCCTCGTCGTCCGTTTCTTGGAGCAGGAGAATCACCTGCCAGAGAGACCGACGAATGATCAAGCCTCCTAA
- the LOC127776504 gene encoding probable protein phosphatase 2C 59 isoform X1 — protein sequence MREVLLLGSLVVLALLSLFPCCSCLSQGAEEEEDDGEVRLMGLAGEAAGSPGSGGGFSANGKFSYGYASSPGKRSSMEDFYDTRIDGVDGETVGLFGVFDGHGGARAAEFVKQNLFTNLIKHPKLFSDTKSAIAETYTSTDSELLKAETSHNRDAGSTASTAILVGDRLLVANVGDSRAVICRGGDAIAVSRDHKPDQSDERQRIEDAGGFVMWAGTWRVGGVLAVSRAFGDKLLKQYVVADPEIKEEVVDSSLEFLILASDGLWDVVTNEEAVAMVKPILDSEQAAKKLLQEASQRGSADNITCLVVRFLEQENHLPERPTNDQAS from the exons ATGCGCGAGGTGCTCCTCCTCGGCTCGTTGGTGGTTCTCGCCTTGTTGTCGCTGTTCCCGTGCTGCTCCTGTCTCTCgcagggagcggaggaggaggaggacgacggcgaggtgcgcTTGATGGGGCTCGCCGGAGAGGCCGCCGGCTCGCCTGGCAGTGGCGGCGGGTTCAG TGCAAATGGTAAATTTAGCTATGGTTATGCGAGCTCTCCTGGAAAAAGATCCTCCATGGAGGACTTCTATGACACCAGAATTGATGGTGTCGATGGAGAGACCGTTGGACTGTTTGGTGTCTTTGATG GTCATGGTGGAGCTCGAGCAGCAGAATTCGTCAAGCAGAACCTCTTCACCAATTTAATCAAGCACCCAAAGTTATTCAGTGATACCAAGTCTGCAATTG CTGAAACTTACACTAGCACGGACTCTGAACTTCTGAAAGCTGAAACCAGCCACAATCGAGATGCAGGGTCGACTGCCTCCACTGCAATTCTCGTAGGCGACCGTCTGCTCGTTGCAAATGTTGGAGATTCTAGGGCTGTCATTTGTAGAGGAGGAGATG CTATAGCTGTGTCAAGAGACCACAAGCCTGATCAGTCAGACGAGAGGCAGAGGATAGAGGATGCTGGTGGTTTTGTGATGTGGGCTG GAACATGGCGCGTGGGTGGTGTTCTTGCTGTCTCTCGAGCATTTGGTGACAAACTCCTGAAGCAATATGTGGTTGCTGATCCAGAGATCAAG GAGGAGGTGGTCGACAGCTCTCTCGAGTTCCTCATCCTTGCTAGTGATGGCCTCTGGGACGTGGTGACCAACGAG GAAGCTGTGGCCATGGTGAAGCCAATTCTGGATTCAGAGCAGGCTGCAAAGAAGCTCCTCCAGGAGGCCTCACAGAGGGGAAGCGCAGACAACATCACCTGCCTCGTCGTCCGTTTCTTGGAGCAGGAGAATCACCTGCCAGAGAGACCGACGAATGATCAAGCCTCCTAA
- the LOC127776505 gene encoding cleavage stimulating factor 64-like, translated as MAAVSCRCSSVVFVGNVSYRATEAELRDACEEIGPVESLRLPVDEDAGNRRRGFAFVEYLDDETARSACRNLDRRALRGRALRVDLADLGCGGGGGETDQPVGVEDATHAASLVNGAPPSAAVTAYLAGLNRRQLRETVDAVEAQGDAAVEEMKRAYAGLATLLEQARILLDIADADAAAAAAKRKKRGARDHHHGREAQLASKLRKLNDGKPSTSMAFVL; from the coding sequence atggccgccgtgtCGTGCCGGTGCAGCAGCGTGGTGTTCGTCGGCAACGTCTCGTACCGGGCCACCGAGGCGGAGCTCCGCGACGCGTGCGAGGAGATCGGCCCCGTCGAGTCGCTCCGCCTCCCCGTCGACGAGGACGCCGGCAACCGGCGGAGGGGCTTCGCGTTCGTCGAGTACCTCGACGACGAGACCGCCCGCAGCGCGTGCCGCAACCTCGACCGCCGCGCCCTCCGCGGCCGCGCGCTCCGCGTCGACCTCGCCGACctgggctgcggcggcggcgggggcgagaCGGACCAGCCAGTGGGCGTCGAGGACGCCACGCACGCGGCGTCGCTCGTCAACGGCGCGCCACCCAGCGCCGCCGTCACGGCGTACCTCGCCGGGCTGAACCGGCGGCAGCTGCGCGAGACGGTGGACGCGGTGGAGGCGCAGGGGGACGCCGCCGTGGAGGAGATGAAGCGGGCGTACGCGGGGCTCGCCACGCTGCTCGAGCAGGCAAGGATACTGCTCGacatcgccgacgccgacgccgccgccgcggcggcgaagcgcaAGAAGCGCGGCGCGAGGGATCACCACCACGGCCGTGAGGCCCAGCTTGCGTCAAAGCTGAGGAAGCTGAACGATGGCAAGCCCAGCACATCCATGGCGTTTGTACTGTAG
- the LOC127776502 gene encoding protein ENHANCED DISEASE RESISTANCE 2-like has translation MSPRREKAEEQQQGWREEAVSGASLRQVDLERGANGWASPPGDLFHLRARGYFSGGGGGGGGGGGGGGRRGKAPSAAEWLLRPAGVDWLRSHSRLDHVLARDDIPVAAAFRRARLRKDPSAHFLLAVNLQVPGRPDAYSAVFYFAAEAAIPAESLLGRFVHGDDAYRNARFKIVNRIVKGPWLVRATVGNYAACLLGRALTCRYHGGDGYLEIDVDIGSSAIASAILHLALGAVTSVTIDMGFLVESQSEEELPERLFGAVRIAQMEMGAAKYVETAPDDVVPEAGRAGAGFRVHSAKVANDSRHQERAAGKVGRSMSCQERESGGGGK, from the exons atgagccccaggagggagaaggcggaggagcagcagcaggggtggcgggaggaggcggtgtCGGGCGCCTCGCTGAGGCAGGTGGACCTGGAGAGGGGCGCCAACGGGtgggcctcgccgccgggggATTTGTTCCACCTGCGCGCGAGGGGGTACttttccggcggcggcggcggcggcggtggcggtggtggtggtggtgggaggcgCGGGAaggcgccctccgccgccgagtGGCTCCTCCGCCCCGCCGGCGTCGACTGGTTAAGGAGCCACTCCCGCCTCGACCACGTCCTCGCCCGCGACGAcatccccgtcgccgccgccttccgccgcgcccgcctccgcAAGGACCCCTCCGCCcacttcctcctcgccgtcaatCTCCAG GTGCCGGGGCGGCCGGACGCGTACAGCGCGGTGTTCTActtcgcggcggaggcggcgatccCGGCGGAGTCGCTGCTGGGGCGGTTCGtccacggcgacgacgcgtACCGGAACGCGCGGTTCAAGATCGTGAACCGGATCGTGAAGGGCCCGTGGCTGGTGCGCGCCACCGTCGGCAACTACGCCGCCTGCCTCCTCGGCCGCGCGCTCACCTGCCGCTACCACGGTGGGGACGGCTACCTCGAGATCGACGTCGACATCGGCAGCTCCGCCATCGCCAGCGCCATCCTCCACCTCGCGCTCGGCGCGGTCACCTCCGTCACCATCGACATGGGGTTCCTCGTCGAGTCCCAGTCCGAGGAGGAGCTCCCCGAGAGGCTCTTCGGCGCCGTGCGCATCGCCCAGATGGAGATGGGCGCCGCCAAGTATGTCGAGACGGCGCCCGACGATGTGGTCCCCGAGGCCGGCAGGGCTGGCGCCGGATTCAGGGTTCACTCGGCGAAGGTGGCCAACGATAGCCGCCACCAAGAACGCGCCGCCGGCAAGGTCGGGAGGTCGATGAGCTGCCAGGAACGCgagagcggaggaggag GAAAATAG